In Dermacentor andersoni chromosome 4, qqDerAnde1_hic_scaffold, whole genome shotgun sequence, the following proteins share a genomic window:
- the LOC126538362 gene encoding uncharacterized protein, translating to MEAIALVRLDWVARGFLADEQTGFRRRRCTADSIADVVSTLEEAKACGDAVLLVLIDIKGAFDGLPHPVVQQALDLLGINGNLRRFISSFLEERTLRVRVGQSRSSPRPVAAGVPQGSVVSPFLFNLALARLPAALPIDPDYPVSASIYADDIALWVRSPPHNHRSARSALQRALDTAAAYLSSIGLAISARKTEAMLLHPRAAARRTAPRLHLEGVQLPWSTAVTCLGLRIDHRLSWLPAVKILHVQVLRVHKAVSQLLARGQGCTTGWALRLYDAAATSRLRYALPLVALPPARLKKLELQHRAAIRLCLGAPRSSQVAATLAEAGAWPLSLLLLQQGLRHVDRLHHGPDGSALLSRLRSRPHSQMGRLCGLYEEVIGRPPANNAQLPPPQRPPIHITTELPSVSKRRSPTCALQQTAASLLHEDHGGNLQIYVDGSVMPDTCSSIAACVVPALRKSKQCRLPDHATSTAAEVAGLHLAVDLLAEELPVTPVTIYCDSKAALLSLQRPERASLGVALLSTRLMALQEAGCSVSLHWLPAHVGIPGNEEADALAKRAHHCVVPPSLAVTANDFTSHRLRRHLLACHPDKRTSLGRPPRPLPQRGLARRETSLLLRLRIGCCWTGARRHRHGLIASPACASYPRSCTLAESLALTGLTEEDRTARAETTKIRLEQWERLGLLKGTLHGPLGPPTATNGDVRIEHMIRALNSSQPFREAFHRYIEKEG from the exons ATGGAGGCCATTGCTTTGGTCCGACTGGACTGGGTGGCCCGTGGCTTCCTGGCCGACGAGCAGACGGggttccggcggcgccggtgcACCGCGGACTCCATCGCGGATGTGGTCTCCACGCTGGAAGAGGCCAAGGCCTGCGGTGACGCCGTGCTCCTGGTGCTTATCGAtatcaagggggccttcgatggCCTGCCCCACCCAGTCGTTCAGCAGGCCCTGGACCTACTTGGCATCAACGGGAATCTGCGGCGGTTCATCTCGTCGTTCCTGGAGGAACGCACCCTCAGGGTACGAGTGGGCCAATCGAGGAGCTCCCCTCGGCCGGTGGCAGCGGGCGTCCCACAAGGGTCAGTGGTGAGCCCCTTCCTGTTCAACCTGGCCCTGGCCCGGCTtcctgctgccctgccgatcgaccCCGACTATCCGGTGAGCGCctccatctacgcggacgacatcgccctGTGGGTGCGAAGCCCACCACACAACCACCGCAGCGCACGCTCGGCCCTGCAAAGAGCTCTCGACACCGCCGCTGCTTACCTGAGCAGCATTGGCCTTGCCATCTCGGCAAGGAAGACGGAGGCCATGCTGCTCCACCCAAGAGCAGCCGCCCGCCGCACAGCACCCCGGCTGCACCTGGAAGGCGTCCAGCTACCCTGGAGCACTGCAGTGACGTGCCTGGGGCTGCGCATTGATCACCGACTGTCCTGGCTGCCTGCTGTCAAGATCCTGCATGTGCAGGTCCTCCGGGTCCACAAGGCAGTCTCCCAGCTTCTTGCCCGAGGACAGGGCTGTACCACTGGGTGGGCACTGCGGCTGTACGATGCAGCAGCTACCTCACGCCTGCGGTACGCCCTCCCACTCGTGGCACTACCACCTGCCCGTCTCAAGAAGCTGGAGCTGCAGCATCGGGCCGCGATTAGGCTCTGCCTGGGCGCTCCCCGCAGCTCCCAAGTCGCTGCAACCTTGGCCGAGGCGGGAGCATGGCCCCTGTCACTCCTCCTCCTGCAGCAGGGGCTACGCCATGTTGACCGCCTCCACCATGGACCAGACGGCAGTGCCCTGCTCTCCCGACTGCGCTCGCGGCCCCATTCACAGATGGGCAGACTCTGTGGGCTGTACGAGGAGGTGATCGGGAGGCCTCCAGCGAACAACGCACAGCTGCCTCCTCCCCAGAGACCACCCATACACATCACCACAGAGCTGCCCAGCGTTTCCAAACGGCGCTCCCCGACTTGTGCCCTTCAACAGACGGCTGCCTCCCTCCTGCATGAGGACCACGGAGGAAACCTGCAGATCTACGTTGACGGCTCGGTGATGCCAGACACATGCTCGTCGATTGCGGCCTGCGTGGTGCCCGCTTTGCGGAAGAGCAAGCAGTGTCGCCTCCCCGACCATGCGACGTCAACAGCGGCAGAGGTAGCAGGCCTTCACCTGGCTGTGGACTTACTCGCAGAGGAGCTGCCGGTGACCCCAGTGACCATCTACTGCGATTCCAAGGCGGCACTTCTCAGCCTGCAGAGGCCAGAAAGGGCCAGCCTCGGGGTTGCCCTGCTCTCGACAAGGCTGATGGCGCTCCAGGAGGCGGGCTGCTCAGTGTCCCTGCACTGGCTTCCAGCCCACGTAGGGATACCGGGCAACGAGGAAGCAGATGCACTGGCAAAGCGTGCCCACCACTGCGTGGTCCCGCCCAGCCTGGCTGTGACAGCCAATGATTTCACAAGCCACAGGCTTCGGCGCCATCTGCTGGCCTGCCATCCGGACAAGCGGACGTCCTTGGGCCGCCCTCCGCGACCACTTCCACAGCGCGGCCTCGCACGCAGGGAGACCTCCCTCCTTCTGCGACTGAGGATTGGCTGCTGTTGGACGGGTGCTCGCCGCCACCGCCATGGCCTCATCGCCtctccagcctgtgcctcct ATCCCCGATCGTGCACCCTGGCTGAGAGCCTGGCACTGACTGGTCTCACCGAGGAGGACCGAACTGCACGCGCCGAGACTACGAAGATCCGGCTAGAACAGTGGGAACGACTGG GCCTCCTGAAGGGCACGCTCCACGGCCCCCTAGGACCCCCCACCGCTACAAACGGTGATGTCCGCATAGAGCACATGATTCGCGCCCTCAACTCTAGCCAGCCTTTCCGAGAGGCCTTTCATCGCTATATTGAAAAGGAGGGTTGA